In a single window of the Streptomyces brevispora genome:
- a CDS encoding phospholipase D-like domain-containing protein — MTDELRPLVPLAQLLERLAGSYAAAAEWTRQIARADTLDALREHGVADDHATAVRQLAAECGLLGSDRHAELVPARLSQLQVLLDVLDGLDPPPAAPPSERPLVFTTPRAAAHLVAPPVRRLDLLVQDVIAGANSELHIGGPFWNRHGCDLLREVLLPAVAERQVAVHFYAHDPSSRAQPLNDLVKDCAEYGRTSLYWWTGANPGIMHAKFVVADRATGYFGSANLSSLGLQEHFEIGMELGSTQASSLVDLCTRLRQEGFFAQVTKGPGRAPDPLVLVETVDGKRRFGQLRSWHTTRDGRREADVLCRLSDDAPRPARVRVDESRIRLFPGVDYANVPTAGGTRAGDGESGGAE; from the coding sequence ATGACCGACGAACTGCGACCGCTGGTCCCGCTCGCCCAGCTACTAGAGCGCCTCGCGGGCAGCTACGCGGCAGCCGCCGAATGGACACGGCAGATCGCCAGAGCAGACACCCTCGACGCCCTCCGCGAGCACGGGGTCGCAGACGATCACGCTACCGCCGTACGCCAGCTCGCCGCCGAGTGCGGCCTACTGGGCTCAGACCGGCACGCAGAGCTCGTCCCTGCCCGCCTCTCCCAACTCCAGGTGCTCCTGGACGTCCTGGACGGCCTTGACCCACCGCCCGCAGCACCACCATCCGAGCGCCCCCTGGTGTTCACCACCCCGCGAGCCGCCGCCCACCTGGTAGCACCCCCCGTCCGACGCCTGGACCTGCTAGTCCAGGACGTCATCGCCGGAGCCAACAGCGAACTCCACATCGGCGGCCCCTTCTGGAACCGCCACGGCTGCGACCTACTGCGCGAGGTTCTGCTGCCCGCCGTCGCCGAGCGCCAGGTCGCCGTCCACTTCTACGCCCACGACCCAAGCAGCCGGGCCCAACCACTGAACGATCTCGTCAAAGACTGCGCTGAATACGGAAGAACGTCCCTGTACTGGTGGACCGGCGCCAACCCCGGCATCATGCACGCCAAGTTCGTGGTTGCCGATCGCGCCACCGGCTACTTCGGCAGCGCGAACCTGTCCTCCCTCGGTCTTCAAGAGCACTTCGAGATCGGCATGGAACTGGGAAGCACACAAGCATCGTCACTGGTGGACTTGTGCACCCGGTTGCGCCAGGAAGGCTTCTTCGCCCAGGTCACCAAGGGGCCGGGACGTGCACCCGACCCGCTCGTCCTCGTGGAGACCGTCGACGGGAAACGACGCTTCGGCCAGTTGCGATCCTGGCACACCACCAGGGACGGCCGCCGTGAAGCGGACGTGCTGTGCCGCCTCTCGGATGACGCTCCGCGACCAGCCAGAGTCCGCGTCGATGAGAGCCGCATCCGGCTCTTTCCCGGCGTCGACTACGCAAACGTGCCGACAGCAGGCGGCACCCGGGCAGGCGACGGCGAAAGCGGAGGCGCCGAGTAG
- a CDS encoding restriction endonuclease, producing MSERHCNGRGRIPPRDSTTPDTSTLRDQKNSDLQTRDYEQIALQVTGHACAVVTEVRRHAAIRPKSDGRGALAEVVLREADGHLSAPLEGTARCAQNLARLVWALYRWMDHLTEPARAAT from the coding sequence ATGTCGGAACGACACTGTAATGGTCGGGGCAGGATTCCACCCCGCGACTCTACGACTCCCGACACAAGCACTCTGCGTGATCAAAAGAACTCGGACCTCCAGACCCGCGACTACGAGCAGATCGCCCTCCAGGTCACCGGGCATGCCTGCGCCGTCGTCACCGAAGTCCGCCGTCACGCCGCCATTCGGCCCAAGAGCGACGGCCGTGGCGCCCTCGCCGAAGTTGTCCTCCGCGAAGCCGACGGCCACCTGTCCGCACCGCTGGAAGGCACCGCCCGCTGCGCCCAGAACCTCGCCCGCCTCGTATGGGCCCTCTACCGCTGGATGGACCACCTCACCGAACCCGCTCGGGCCGCCACGTAG
- a CDS encoding PIN domain-containing protein, translated as MLITARPGAHSQNIRDALSSAHLAADSLRSAHNTSTYRWLLQYLEWATDTSGTLRHQISDGDINRLVLTRRYEVLLGNCGTLTGSDQEHLVNGLVNLELAERVADLSAAVEALDDRLHRWFGQEVFVVADSSFYCHNPEKLEDIDLHTILDLRPDTNVRLLFPITVVDELDGLKETSKQHGRWRATHTLGLLDRLLNGSTSGVWRRAMTFQDGSGLPNIRGDVHVEIVLDQPGHVRLPIADDEIIDRAVHIQALANREVRLLTCDTGQHTRGRAVGLKVTKIPTKDPGPEPDWESVGRPANGTRAKRRERQTTAGTGDSKN; from the coding sequence ATGCTCATCACCGCGAGGCCCGGCGCCCACTCCCAGAACATCCGCGACGCGCTCAGCAGCGCTCACCTCGCAGCCGACAGCCTCCGCAGTGCGCACAACACCAGTACCTACCGCTGGCTCCTGCAGTACCTGGAGTGGGCCACGGACACGTCGGGCACCCTGCGGCACCAGATAAGCGACGGGGACATCAACCGTTTGGTCCTGACCCGGCGGTACGAAGTGCTCCTCGGTAACTGCGGCACCCTCACTGGGAGCGACCAAGAGCACCTCGTGAACGGCCTGGTGAACCTCGAGCTCGCTGAGCGCGTCGCGGACCTCAGCGCCGCCGTAGAAGCCCTGGACGACCGGTTGCACCGCTGGTTCGGCCAAGAGGTCTTCGTGGTCGCCGACTCCAGCTTCTACTGCCATAACCCAGAAAAGCTCGAGGACATCGACCTCCACACCATCCTCGACCTGCGTCCCGACACCAACGTTCGGCTGCTGTTCCCCATCACAGTCGTGGACGAACTCGATGGGCTCAAGGAGACGAGCAAGCAACATGGCCGGTGGCGGGCCACTCACACGCTCGGTCTTCTGGACAGGCTACTGAACGGTTCAACGTCTGGAGTCTGGCGCAGAGCAATGACGTTCCAGGATGGGAGCGGGCTTCCGAACATCCGAGGTGACGTGCACGTCGAGATCGTCCTGGACCAGCCCGGGCACGTGCGGCTCCCGATCGCGGATGACGAAATCATCGACCGGGCTGTGCACATTCAGGCGTTGGCCAACCGGGAGGTACGCCTGCTGACCTGTGACACCGGTCAGCACACCCGCGGCCGGGCCGTCGGCTTGAAGGTCACCAAGATCCCGACGAAGGACCCGGGACCAGAGCCGGACTGGGAGAGCGTGGGAAGGCCCGCAAACGGTACGCGCGCGAAGCGCCGCGAACGCCAGACCACCGCAGGCACAGGCGACAGCAAGAACTGA
- a CDS encoding DUF4238 domain-containing protein: protein MPKYWLRAFAEDGHVLGRWRSGAEHRTPVRRAAVARHFNTDPLSEGERRVALETYLDRHVDGRCAPVLRAVREGQWPLVEGRRAVALDALAWQVVRTQAFRSFDSQVSRHLFPALWALEAVGVCEGRLGRPLSEVERLGVFWAAVRAAPDPSVIVDPRSALRASIRAFERTRGLLAAPGRRLVLLRSADPLLVLADSGVSLRRKDGTFSFTPPLLPETIEVFAPLSPTCLLLSTTRAHYRPQQGCLTRRLAAKANAGAAAWCQDAVYRLPSMAWPTRLGLARTPLEVRVPQLTAVPAQQRPGPAPAHPEIRSNELRAILEQLSREPADQPPGSEPVRER from the coding sequence GTGCCGAAGTACTGGCTGCGGGCCTTCGCCGAGGACGGGCACGTGCTCGGACGATGGCGCAGTGGTGCGGAGCATCGCACCCCGGTGCGGCGTGCGGCTGTGGCCCGGCACTTCAACACCGATCCCCTCTCCGAGGGTGAGCGGCGCGTGGCGCTGGAGACCTATCTGGACCGCCATGTCGACGGCCGGTGTGCGCCGGTTCTACGTGCTGTGCGGGAGGGGCAGTGGCCATTAGTGGAAGGGCGGCGGGCGGTGGCGCTGGACGCGTTGGCGTGGCAGGTGGTGCGCACCCAGGCGTTCAGGTCCTTTGATTCACAGGTCAGCCGTCATCTGTTCCCGGCTCTGTGGGCGCTGGAGGCGGTGGGGGTCTGCGAGGGGCGGCTGGGTCGGCCGTTGTCGGAGGTGGAGCGGCTAGGAGTGTTCTGGGCGGCCGTGCGGGCGGCGCCCGATCCGTCTGTGATCGTTGACCCGCGTTCGGCGTTGCGCGCTTCGATCCGGGCCTTCGAGCGCACCCGCGGCCTTCTCGCCGCCCCGGGCCGTCGCCTGGTGCTGCTGCGCTCGGCGGATCCGCTGCTGGTCCTGGCCGATAGTGGGGTGTCCTTGCGGCGCAAGGACGGCACATTCAGCTTCACTCCCCCGCTGCTGCCTGAGACGATCGAGGTTTTCGCTCCGCTGTCGCCGACGTGTCTGCTGCTCTCCACCACCCGCGCGCACTACCGCCCGCAGCAGGGCTGCCTCACCCGCAGGCTCGCCGCCAAGGCTAACGCCGGGGCTGCGGCTTGGTGCCAGGATGCCGTCTACCGGCTCCCTTCCATGGCCTGGCCTACCCGCCTGGGGCTCGCCAGGACGCCGCTGGAGGTCCGGGTGCCGCAGCTGACCGCAGTGCCCGCGCAGCAGCGGCCCGGCCCGGCACCAGCCCATCCCGAAATCCGGAGCAACGAACTGCGCGCCATCTTGGAACAGCTCAGCCGCGAACCTGCAGATCAGCCTCCGGGATCGGAGCCAGTCCGGGAGAGGTGA